From Streptomyces sp. 6-11-2, one genomic window encodes:
- a CDS encoding S1 family peptidase, translating to MRRTRLHRVAVAALVLLGGWAVAGTPTAGAATPATAPTTSPGLLQAMQRDLGLSAQQAEARLAAERAATAAEPKARAAAGSAYGGSWFDDETGRLTVAITSGASESTLRAVRTTGATVRTVQHSARQLDTAKARLDSTSAPQGVSGWRVDPKANTVVVDVVRAARSDNDVQRFLAQARAAGPVTVRTVSAPPQTFAAGTVGGDPYYTGNVRCSIGFSVYGGFVTAGHCGQPGAGVSGWDGSYIGTFQGSSFPDNDYAWVSVGSGWWTVPVVLGWGTVPDQLVRGSAVAPVGASVCRSGSTTHWHCGTVLALNETVNYSQGAVHQLTKTSVCAEPGDSGGSFISGDQAQGVTSGGWGNCSGGGETWFQPVNEILNRYGLTLHTA from the coding sequence GTGAGACGCACCAGACTCCACCGCGTGGCCGTGGCCGCACTCGTACTGCTCGGCGGCTGGGCCGTGGCGGGCACCCCGACGGCCGGTGCGGCGACCCCCGCCACCGCACCCACCACCTCCCCCGGCCTGCTCCAGGCGATGCAGCGGGACCTGGGACTCTCGGCGCAGCAGGCCGAGGCGCGGCTGGCGGCGGAACGCGCCGCCACGGCAGCGGAACCGAAGGCCCGCGCGGCCGCGGGATCCGCCTACGGCGGCTCGTGGTTCGACGACGAGACCGGCCGGCTCACCGTGGCCATCACCTCCGGCGCCTCCGAGTCGACCCTGCGCGCCGTCCGCACCACCGGCGCCACGGTCCGCACCGTCCAGCACAGCGCACGGCAGCTGGACACGGCCAAGGCCCGCCTCGACAGCACGTCGGCACCCCAGGGCGTGAGCGGCTGGCGGGTGGACCCGAAGGCCAACACGGTGGTCGTGGACGTCGTCCGCGCAGCGCGCTCCGACAACGATGTCCAACGCTTCCTCGCCCAGGCCCGCGCGGCCGGCCCCGTCACCGTCCGGACGGTCTCCGCACCGCCGCAGACCTTCGCGGCGGGCACCGTCGGCGGCGACCCCTACTACACCGGCAACGTCCGCTGCTCCATCGGCTTCTCGGTGTACGGCGGCTTCGTCACCGCCGGACACTGCGGCCAGCCGGGCGCCGGGGTGAGTGGCTGGGACGGCTCGTACATCGGCACCTTCCAGGGGTCCTCGTTCCCCGACAACGACTACGCCTGGGTCAGCGTCGGCAGCGGCTGGTGGACGGTTCCGGTGGTCCTCGGCTGGGGCACCGTCCCGGACCAGCTGGTGCGCGGCTCCGCCGTGGCACCCGTGGGCGCCTCGGTCTGCCGCTCCGGCTCGACGACGCACTGGCACTGCGGCACCGTGCTGGCGCTCAACGAGACGGTCAACTACAGCCAGGGCGCCGTGCACCAGCTGACGAAGACCAGCGTGTGCGCCGAACCGGGCGACTCCGGCGGCTCGTTCATCAGCGGTGACCAGGCCCAGGGCGTCACCTCCGGAGGCTGGGGCAACTGCTCCGGCGGCGGGGAGACCTGGTTCCAGCCGGTCAACGAGATCCTCAACCGCTACGGACTGACCCTGCACACCGCCTGA
- a CDS encoding TetR/AcrR family transcriptional regulator produces MARAGLTTERLVRAGAELADEVGFEHVTVSALARRFDVKAASLYSHLKNSQDLKTRIALLALEELADRAADALAGRAGKDALAAFANVYRAYAREHPGRYAAARLRLDPETAAASAGGRHAQMTRAILRGYDLAEPDETHAVRLLGSVFHGYVSLELAGGFAHSAPAPQETWTWILDRLDTMLRTWPPG; encoded by the coding sequence ATGGCGCGTGCGGGGTTGACCACGGAACGCCTGGTCAGGGCGGGGGCGGAGCTGGCGGACGAGGTCGGCTTCGAGCACGTGACCGTCTCGGCCCTCGCCCGGCGGTTCGACGTCAAGGCCGCGAGCCTGTACTCGCACCTGAAGAACTCCCAGGACCTCAAGACGCGGATCGCCCTGCTCGCCCTGGAGGAACTCGCGGACCGCGCCGCCGACGCGCTGGCCGGGCGGGCAGGCAAGGACGCCCTCGCCGCCTTCGCGAACGTCTACCGCGCATACGCCCGGGAGCATCCCGGCCGCTACGCGGCGGCGCGGCTCCGGCTGGACCCGGAGACCGCCGCCGCGAGCGCCGGGGGCAGGCACGCGCAGATGACCCGCGCGATCCTGCGCGGCTACGACCTGGCCGAGCCGGACGAGACCCACGCCGTCCGGCTCCTGGGCAGCGTCTTCCACGGCTACGTCAGCCTGGAACTGGCCGGCGGCTTCGCCCACAGCGCCCCGGCCCCGCAGGAAACCTGGACCTGGATCCTCGACCGCCTCGACACGATGCTGCGCACCTGGCCACCAGGGTGA
- a CDS encoding SpoIIE family protein phosphatase, translating to MVDRFTRLRRISLRSLLGKSPRSVAGQVFVLQVALVALLVAFAVFSLVLQSQRDVNAEAKRRSVAVAQTFAHSPGVVSALRTPGPSKVLQPLTEAARRSAGVDFIVVMDTNGIRYTHPLPDRIGHRFVGAIEPSLAGKVYTETVHGPLGDEVQATVPIRDGSRVVALVSAGLQVKHVTSQVNRQIPIILGAGAAALGLATGVTALVGRRLRRQTHSLAPDEMTRMYDHHDAVLHSVREGVLIVGDDGRLLLANDEAKRLLELPSDAEGRQVAQFPTLEPETVELLTSGRMATDEVHLAGSRLLAVNQRPTHSDGGGRRTVVTLRDSTELQAISGRAQVARERLELLYDAGLGIGTTLDVSRTADELAQVAVPRFADYVSVDLAEGVLRGEEPAGTATGLRRIAVRGVQDDAPLYEKGRLIDFLPSTPQARSYDTGHVELVTDLSSAYGWQAQDPERTKAIVDYGIHSLISAPIQARGVVLGMANFWRRKERGPFDEEELSLAEELVARAAVSIDNARRYAREHALAVTLQRSLLPRALPELSALEVGYRYLPAQSGVSGDWFDVIPLPGGRVALVVGDVVGHGLHAAATMGRLRTAVHNFSTLDLPPDELLSHLDDLVGRIDQDEASTGAAAAVVGATCLYAIYDPVTRRCAMARAGHLAPALVSPDGDVTFPDLPHGPPLGLGGMPFRTAELELPEGTQLALYTDGLIEDRRRDLDVGMELLRQALAGHPDRSPEQSCQAVLDTLLPARPKDDVALLIARTRALPCDRVAEWDVPPDPAAVARVRVAAARTLDEWGLSELGFSMELVLSELVTNAIRYGGAPIHVRLIRDRTLICEVSDGTSTSPHLRYAATTEEGGRGLFLVSQMTEHWGTRYSPHGKVIWAELALPEGGEDPGTTVSGTIASPVDGWPTVPRTPVLPGQTTGDRAG from the coding sequence ATGGTCGACCGTTTTACCCGTCTTCGACGCATATCGCTGCGCTCGCTGCTGGGAAAGAGCCCGCGAAGCGTCGCCGGACAGGTGTTCGTTCTGCAGGTGGCGCTGGTGGCGCTGCTTGTGGCTTTCGCCGTCTTCTCCCTCGTCCTTCAGTCGCAGCGGGACGTCAACGCCGAGGCCAAGCGCCGTTCCGTGGCGGTGGCGCAGACCTTCGCGCACTCCCCGGGTGTCGTGAGCGCACTGCGGACGCCCGGCCCGTCGAAGGTGCTCCAGCCCCTCACGGAGGCGGCGCGCAGGTCCGCGGGGGTCGACTTCATCGTCGTCATGGACACGAACGGCATCCGCTACACCCACCCCCTGCCGGACCGCATCGGCCACCGTTTCGTCGGCGCCATCGAGCCGTCGCTGGCCGGCAAGGTCTACACCGAGACCGTCCACGGGCCGCTCGGCGACGAGGTACAGGCCACCGTTCCCATCAGGGACGGCAGCCGCGTGGTGGCGCTGGTCTCCGCAGGCCTCCAGGTCAAGCACGTGACCAGCCAGGTGAACCGGCAGATCCCGATCATCCTGGGCGCCGGGGCGGCGGCGCTGGGTCTGGCCACCGGCGTGACGGCGCTGGTCGGCAGGCGGCTGCGGCGGCAGACCCACAGCCTCGCCCCGGACGAGATGACCCGCATGTACGACCACCACGACGCGGTGCTGCACTCCGTACGCGAAGGAGTACTCATCGTCGGTGACGACGGGCGGCTGCTGCTGGCGAACGACGAGGCCAAGCGGCTGCTGGAGCTGCCGTCGGATGCCGAGGGCAGGCAGGTGGCGCAGTTCCCGACGCTGGAACCGGAAACGGTCGAACTGCTCACCTCGGGCCGCATGGCCACCGACGAGGTGCACCTCGCCGGATCCCGGCTGCTGGCGGTCAACCAGCGGCCCACGCACAGCGACGGAGGCGGGCGGCGAACGGTGGTGACGCTCCGCGACTCCACCGAACTCCAGGCCATCTCCGGCCGGGCCCAGGTGGCCCGGGAACGGCTCGAACTGCTCTACGACGCCGGCCTGGGCATCGGCACCACCCTCGACGTGTCCCGCACCGCCGACGAACTCGCCCAGGTCGCCGTCCCCCGCTTCGCCGACTACGTCTCCGTGGACCTCGCCGAGGGCGTACTGCGGGGCGAGGAGCCCGCCGGCACGGCGACGGGCCTGCGCCGCATCGCCGTACGCGGTGTCCAGGACGACGCGCCGCTCTACGAGAAGGGCCGGCTGATCGACTTCCTGCCGTCCACGCCCCAGGCCCGCAGCTACGACACCGGCCACGTGGAACTGGTGACGGACCTGTCGTCGGCGTACGGCTGGCAGGCGCAGGATCCGGAGCGCACCAAGGCGATCGTCGACTACGGCATCCACTCGCTGATCTCGGCCCCAATCCAGGCCCGCGGTGTCGTGCTGGGCATGGCCAACTTCTGGCGCCGCAAGGAGCGCGGCCCGTTCGACGAGGAGGAGCTTTCCCTGGCCGAGGAACTGGTGGCCCGGGCCGCGGTCAGCATCGACAACGCCCGCCGCTACGCCCGCGAGCACGCGCTCGCGGTCACCCTCCAGCGCAGCCTGCTGCCACGGGCCCTGCCCGAGCTGAGCGCGCTGGAGGTCGGCTACCGCTATCTGCCCGCCCAGTCGGGTGTGAGCGGTGACTGGTTCGACGTGATCCCGCTGCCCGGCGGACGGGTCGCCCTGGTCGTCGGGGACGTGGTCGGGCACGGCCTGCACGCCGCCGCCACCATGGGACGGCTGCGGACCGCGGTGCACAACTTCTCCACGCTCGACCTGCCCCCCGACGAGCTGCTGAGCCACCTGGACGACCTCGTCGGCCGCATCGACCAGGACGAGGCCTCCACCGGCGCCGCCGCGGCCGTCGTCGGAGCCACCTGTCTGTACGCGATCTACGATCCCGTGACGCGCCGCTGCGCCATGGCGCGCGCCGGTCATCTCGCGCCCGCGCTGGTCAGCCCGGACGGCGACGTCACCTTCCCGGATCTGCCGCACGGGCCGCCGCTCGGCCTGGGCGGCATGCCGTTCCGGACGGCCGAGCTGGAGCTCCCCGAAGGCACCCAGCTCGCCCTGTACACCGACGGTCTCATCGAGGACCGCCGGCGAGACCTGGACGTCGGCATGGAACTGCTGCGCCAGGCCCTCGCGGGCCACCCCGACCGCTCGCCGGAGCAGAGCTGCCAGGCGGTGCTGGACACGCTGCTGCCCGCGCGTCCCAAGGACGACGTCGCCCTGCTGATCGCCCGAACCCGGGCGCTGCCCTGCGACCGGGTCGCCGAGTGGGACGTGCCGCCCGACCCGGCCGCCGTCGCCCGGGTCCGCGTCGCGGCCGCCCGCACACTCGACGAGTGGGGCCTGTCCGAGCTCGGCTTCAGCATGGAACTCGTGCTGAGCGAACTCGTCACCAACGCCATCCGCTACGGCGGTGCGCCGATCCACGTCCGGCTGATCCGCGACCGCACGCTGATCTGCGAGGTCTCCGACGGCACCAGCACCTCGCCGCACCTGCGCTACGCCGCGACGACCGAGGAGGGCGGCCGCGGTCTGTTCCTGGTGTCGCAGATGACCGAGCACTGGGGCACCCGCTACTCCCCGCACGGAAAGGTGATCTGGGCCGAACTCGCCCTGCCCGAGGGCGGCGAGGACCCGGGTACGACCGTGTCCGGGACGATCGCGTCTCCCGTCGACGGCTGGCCCACCGTCCCGCGGACACCGGTGCTCCCCGGCCAGACGACGGGCGACCGGGCGGGATGA
- a CDS encoding aromatic acid/H+ symport family MFS transporter, which yields MSSAVSSPTTAQSGTAGRSTWTVVLCWITVMLEGYDLVVLGAIIPTLLKTRHLGMTAGDATMIATLSLVGVAIGAVCVGPLADRLGRRLLLIASVVVFSVFTIVVPLAGSVTMFAVLRLIAGLGLGACMPVSLTMMAEHMPASRRARASTLTMTGYHTGAVITSLLALQVTDNWQILFYVLGVAGLVVAVIQWFRLPESEAFMRAKQAAGAQRVPFTELLKPAYLRAGIGIWVASFMGLLLVYGLNTWLPKLMNDAGYPVPTAVTQLLVLNVGGVVGLIVGGFVADRRGIKGTILGWFAVSVVMLGCLSIKMNSNLLLNVVVFLTGVFVFSAMVLVYAYVTHFYPAAVRGTALGSASGIGRIGSIVGPTITGALVASGIGHPWGFYFFAAVAVLGFLAVLTLPRHAPRPQAAGVTA from the coding sequence ATGTCATCCGCCGTCTCGTCCCCGACGACCGCGCAGTCCGGCACCGCCGGGAGAAGCACCTGGACCGTGGTCCTGTGCTGGATCACCGTCATGCTGGAGGGCTACGACCTCGTCGTCCTCGGCGCCATCATCCCGACCCTGCTCAAGACCCGTCACCTCGGCATGACCGCGGGCGACGCCACCATGATCGCGACGCTGTCGCTCGTCGGCGTCGCCATCGGCGCCGTCTGCGTCGGCCCGCTGGCCGACCGGCTGGGGCGCCGCCTGCTGCTCATCGCGTCGGTGGTGGTGTTCTCGGTGTTCACCATCGTGGTGCCGCTGGCCGGCTCCGTGACGATGTTCGCCGTCCTCCGGCTCATCGCCGGTCTGGGCCTGGGCGCCTGCATGCCGGTGTCGCTCACGATGATGGCCGAGCACATGCCGGCCAGCCGGCGTGCCCGGGCCAGCACCCTGACCATGACCGGCTATCACACCGGTGCCGTGATCACTTCCCTGCTGGCCCTCCAGGTGACCGACAACTGGCAGATCCTGTTCTACGTCCTCGGCGTGGCCGGGCTCGTCGTCGCCGTCATCCAGTGGTTCCGGCTGCCGGAGTCGGAGGCCTTCATGCGGGCCAAGCAGGCGGCCGGGGCGCAGCGGGTCCCGTTCACCGAGCTGCTCAAGCCGGCCTACCTGCGCGCGGGCATAGGCATCTGGGTCGCCTCGTTCATGGGGCTGCTGCTGGTCTACGGCCTGAACACCTGGCTGCCCAAGCTGATGAACGACGCCGGTTACCCCGTCCCCACGGCCGTCACCCAGCTCCTGGTGCTCAACGTCGGCGGCGTCGTCGGCCTGATCGTCGGCGGCTTCGTGGCCGACCGGCGGGGCATCAAGGGGACCATACTCGGCTGGTTCGCGGTGTCCGTGGTCATGCTCGGCTGCCTGAGCATCAAGATGAACAGCAACCTGCTGCTGAACGTCGTCGTCTTCCTCACCGGCGTGTTCGTCTTCTCCGCCATGGTGCTCGTCTACGCCTACGTGACGCACTTCTACCCGGCCGCGGTACGCGGGACCGCCCTCGGCTCCGCCTCCGGCATCGGCCGGATCGGCTCGATCGTCGGCCCGACGATCACCGGGGCCCTGGTCGCCTCCGGCATCGGCCACCCGTGGGGCTTCTACTTCTTCGCCGCGGTCGCGGTACTCGGCTTCCTGGCCGTGCTGACCCTGCCGCGGCACGCTCCGCGGCCGCAGGCCGCCGGGGTCACCGCCTGA
- a CDS encoding benzaldehyde dehydrogenase, which translates to MALLDSDVWAKKFFSDGWRDASGEQPVVEPATGEQLATAGLATAEDVRRASARAAEAQRDWAATSPQRRAAVLRRAGELLAEHAAEIEDWLVREAGSVRAKAAFEARLAVGECFECAGLPTHPQGEVLTSEDARWSLSRRRPAGVVSVIAPFNFPLVLGLRSVAPALALGNAVLLKPDPRTAVSGGVVIARVFEEAGLPAGVLHLLPGDGSVGRAVVEAPEVRVVSFTGSTPVGRAIGEQAGRLLKRAHLELGGNNALVVLPGADVPKAASAGAFGSYLHQGQICMTTGRHIVHESLLEEYTAALAAKAAALPVGDPAREDVALGPIIDRRQLERVHGIVTDSVAAGATLAAGGEIVGACYRATVLSGLTTDMPAWREEIFGPVAPVIGFSTLEEAARIVNDCEYGLSVGILGDVGTAMKLADRIDSGKVHINEQTVGDEPNAPFGGVKASGTGSRFGGTAANVEAFTETQWVTVRPDIADYPF; encoded by the coding sequence ATGGCACTCCTGGACAGCGACGTCTGGGCCAAGAAGTTCTTCAGCGACGGCTGGAGGGACGCCTCCGGCGAGCAGCCGGTCGTCGAACCCGCGACCGGCGAACAGCTCGCGACGGCGGGCCTGGCCACCGCCGAGGACGTACGGCGTGCGTCCGCCCGCGCGGCCGAGGCGCAGCGCGACTGGGCGGCGACCTCCCCGCAGCGGCGGGCCGCCGTACTGCGCCGGGCGGGCGAGCTGCTGGCCGAGCACGCCGCCGAGATCGAGGACTGGCTGGTACGCGAGGCCGGGTCCGTACGGGCCAAGGCGGCCTTCGAGGCGCGGCTCGCCGTGGGCGAGTGCTTCGAGTGCGCGGGCCTGCCGACACACCCGCAGGGCGAGGTGCTCACCTCCGAGGACGCCCGCTGGTCCCTCTCCCGGCGCCGCCCGGCCGGTGTCGTCAGTGTCATCGCGCCCTTCAACTTCCCGCTCGTCCTGGGCCTGCGCTCGGTGGCGCCGGCGCTCGCCCTGGGCAACGCGGTGCTGCTCAAGCCGGACCCGCGCACCGCGGTGAGCGGTGGTGTCGTCATCGCGCGCGTCTTCGAGGAGGCGGGCCTGCCGGCCGGGGTGCTGCACCTGCTGCCGGGCGACGGCTCGGTCGGCCGGGCCGTCGTCGAGGCGCCCGAGGTCCGGGTGGTCTCCTTCACCGGCTCGACTCCGGTCGGGCGGGCGATCGGCGAGCAGGCCGGACGCCTGCTCAAGCGGGCCCACCTGGAGCTGGGCGGGAACAACGCGCTGGTCGTGCTGCCCGGGGCGGACGTGCCGAAGGCGGCCTCGGCCGGCGCCTTCGGCTCCTATCTGCACCAGGGCCAGATCTGCATGACGACCGGTCGCCACATCGTCCACGAGTCGCTGCTGGAGGAGTACACCGCGGCGCTCGCCGCGAAGGCCGCGGCCCTGCCGGTCGGCGATCCGGCCCGCGAGGACGTCGCGCTCGGCCCGATCATCGACCGGCGCCAGCTCGAACGGGTGCACGGCATCGTCACCGACAGCGTCGCCGCGGGGGCGACCCTCGCCGCGGGCGGCGAGATCGTCGGCGCGTGCTACCGGGCCACTGTGCTGAGCGGCCTGACGACCGACATGCCGGCCTGGCGCGAGGAGATCTTCGGGCCCGTCGCGCCCGTCATCGGCTTCTCGACGCTGGAGGAGGCCGCGCGGATCGTCAACGACTGCGAGTACGGGCTGTCCGTGGGGATCCTCGGCGACGTGGGGACGGCGATGAAGCTCGCCGACCGGATCGACTCCGGCAAGGTCCACATCAACGAGCAGACCGTCGGCGACGAGCCCAACGCGCCCTTCGGCGGGGTCAAGGCCTCCGGCACCGGGTCCCGGTTCGGGGGCACCGCCGCCAACGTCGAGGCCTTCACCGAGACCCAGTGGGTCACCGTCCGGCCCGACATCGCCGACTACCCGTTCTGA
- the mdlC gene encoding benzoylformate decarboxylase translates to MPSVRRLSHEFLERQGLTTVFGNPGSNELPFLAELPAGFRYVLGLHEGAVVGMADGYAQATGRPVLVNLHAASGSGNAMGALTNAVASRTPLVIVAGQQVRSAVGPEANLSNVDAPALMRPLVGWAAEPACAQDVPRALAQAVFEAQLQRRPTYLSVPYDDWAADADDNALAVLDRRVGRASVPDGEQGRRLAEQVASARRPALVLGGDIDSAGLFDDAVRLAERLGGPVWAAPSQFRLPFPNRHPLFRGVLPAGIAPVSEAFEGHDLVLVLGAPVFRYHEHLPGRYLPEGTRLIQVTEDASAAARAPMGEALVADPGAVIGLLLKLLDGREAPAGAFRPAPEPPTGDGSRLHPEQVFAALRDELPEDTAYVVESTSTNASWWRQMDLRRPGSYYFPAAGGLGFGLPGAVGVAMGQPGRPVVGVIGDGSANYGITALWTAAQHRLPLTVVLLRNGTYGALRWFGGLLGVPDAPGLDIPGLDFTRIAEGYGVRARHVGDAEELRAALAERPDHPRLLQVDTALTTPS, encoded by the coding sequence GTGCCTTCCGTACGCCGCCTCTCCCACGAGTTCCTGGAGCGCCAGGGCCTCACCACCGTGTTCGGCAACCCCGGCTCCAACGAGCTGCCCTTCCTCGCCGAACTCCCCGCCGGCTTCCGCTACGTCCTGGGCCTGCACGAGGGCGCCGTCGTCGGCATGGCCGACGGGTACGCGCAGGCGACCGGCCGGCCCGTCCTGGTCAATCTGCACGCGGCGTCCGGCTCCGGGAACGCGATGGGCGCGCTGACGAACGCCGTGGCCTCCCGCACCCCGCTCGTGATCGTCGCCGGCCAGCAGGTGCGCTCCGCCGTCGGTCCGGAGGCCAACCTGTCCAACGTGGACGCCCCGGCGCTGATGAGGCCGCTGGTCGGCTGGGCGGCCGAGCCGGCGTGCGCCCAGGACGTGCCGCGCGCCCTCGCGCAGGCCGTCTTCGAGGCGCAGCTCCAGCGGCGCCCGACGTATCTGTCCGTCCCCTACGACGACTGGGCGGCCGACGCCGACGACAACGCCCTGGCGGTCCTCGACCGGCGGGTCGGCCGCGCTTCCGTCCCCGACGGGGAGCAGGGCCGCCGGCTGGCCGAGCAGGTCGCCTCCGCCCGGCGGCCCGCGCTCGTGCTGGGCGGGGACATCGACTCGGCCGGCCTGTTCGACGACGCCGTCCGGCTGGCCGAGCGCCTGGGCGGCCCGGTGTGGGCGGCCCCCTCGCAGTTCCGGCTGCCCTTCCCCAACCGGCACCCCCTCTTCCGCGGGGTACTGCCCGCCGGGATCGCGCCGGTCAGCGAGGCGTTCGAGGGCCACGACCTGGTCCTGGTGCTCGGCGCGCCGGTGTTCCGCTACCACGAGCACCTCCCCGGCCGGTACCTGCCCGAGGGCACCCGGCTGATCCAGGTGACCGAGGACGCCTCCGCCGCCGCGCGGGCGCCGATGGGCGAGGCCCTGGTCGCCGACCCCGGAGCGGTCATCGGCCTGCTCCTGAAGCTGCTCGACGGCCGCGAGGCACCCGCTGGCGCCTTCCGGCCCGCGCCCGAGCCGCCCACGGGCGACGGCTCCCGGCTGCACCCCGAGCAGGTCTTCGCCGCGCTGCGCGACGAACTGCCCGAGGACACCGCCTACGTGGTCGAGTCGACGTCGACGAACGCCTCCTGGTGGCGCCAGATGGACCTGCGCCGGCCCGGCTCCTACTACTTCCCGGCGGCCGGCGGACTCGGGTTCGGGCTGCCCGGCGCGGTCGGGGTCGCGATGGGGCAGCCGGGCCGGCCGGTGGTCGGCGTCATCGGGGACGGCTCGGCCAACTACGGCATCACCGCCCTGTGGACGGCCGCCCAGCACCGCCTCCCGCTGACCGTCGTCCTGCTGCGCAACGGCACGTACGGGGCACTGCGCTGGTTCGGCGGCCTGCTGGGCGTGCCGGACGCCCCCGGCCTGGACATCCCCGGCCTGGACTTCACCCGTATCGCCGAGGGATACGGAGTCCGGGCCCGGCACGTCGGCGACGCCGAGGAGCTGCGGGCCGCCCTCGCCGAGCGCCCGGACCACCCGCGGCTGCTCCAGGTGGACACCGCGCTCACCACCCCGTCCTGA
- a CDS encoding LysR family transcriptional regulator: MRTFDLNLARVFVLLYETGSVTVTADTLHVTQPTVSYSLGKLRRHFGDELFRRTGRGLTPTAGALRLYEPLQRALADIDSTVRQADVFDPGVMCGRFTLALSDLGEVTLLPRLLAAARERAPGVSFTVRPLDVDEAEHQLRRGDLDAFVATPVLTSHRTVRIPLFHERYVGMVAADHPRVRGESVTLAELAAESHATVFGPSGHVVPRAVLAAHGLLDRVVVDATRFSMLPYLLEQTDLIAIVPEYVGEVFASSHQLRMVRLPFDTEPIEVALYARHESSRSPSQRWLVQFMSEVLGERVSPAQLPPSAAP, translated from the coding sequence ATGAGGACCTTCGACCTCAACCTCGCCCGCGTCTTCGTGCTGCTGTACGAGACCGGCAGCGTCACGGTCACCGCCGACACGCTCCACGTCACCCAGCCCACCGTCAGCTACAGCCTGGGCAAGCTGCGCCGGCACTTCGGCGACGAGCTGTTCCGGCGCACCGGACGCGGGCTGACGCCGACCGCCGGAGCCCTCCGGCTGTACGAGCCGTTGCAGCGCGCGCTGGCCGACATCGACAGCACGGTCCGCCAGGCCGACGTCTTCGATCCCGGGGTCATGTGCGGGCGGTTCACGCTGGCCCTGTCCGACCTGGGCGAGGTGACCCTGCTGCCGCGTCTGCTGGCCGCGGCCCGTGAACGGGCGCCCGGGGTGTCCTTCACCGTGCGGCCGCTGGACGTCGACGAGGCGGAGCACCAGCTGCGCCGCGGCGACCTCGACGCGTTCGTGGCCACCCCGGTGCTGACCTCCCACCGGACCGTGCGGATCCCGCTCTTCCACGAGCGCTACGTCGGCATGGTCGCCGCCGACCACCCGCGGGTGCGGGGCGAGTCGGTCACCCTGGCCGAGCTCGCGGCCGAATCCCACGCCACCGTCTTCGGCCCCAGCGGGCACGTCGTCCCGCGTGCCGTGCTCGCCGCGCACGGGCTGCTGGACCGGGTGGTGGTGGACGCCACCCGCTTCTCGATGCTGCCGTACCTGCTGGAGCAGACCGACCTGATCGCCATCGTCCCCGAGTACGTCGGCGAGGTGTTCGCCTCCTCCCACCAACTGCGCATGGTCCGGCTCCCGTTCGACACCGAGCCGATCGAGGTGGCGCTGTACGCCCGGCACGAGTCCTCGCGCAGCCCCTCCCAGCGGTGGCTGGTGCAGTTCATGTCCGAGGTCCTGGGGGAGCGGGTGAGCCCGGCCCAACTGCCCCCGTCCGCCGCCCCGTAG